The following are encoded in a window of Sphingobium sp. AP49 genomic DNA:
- a CDS encoding dipeptide epimerase encodes MVHRLTLDVRAENFAYAKPFRIAGHVFLQSPVVEVRLSDGLHVGRGEGGGVFYLNDDVAAMTAAIEHARAAIEGGLSRAALQEALPPGGGRNALDCALWELESKASGVPVWKLAGLSPPRPLRTTFTLGADDPAVMARGAVETFPDARALKLKLTGDLDLDIVRVEAVRAARPDCWIGVDANQGYAIADLAALVRAMERWDIRLIEQPLARGREADLDGFASPIPIAADESILSLADIEAMPGRFDVVNIKLDKCGGLTEALAMARRARALGLGVMVGNMMGTSLATAPAYLVGQYCDVVDLDGPTFLAADRQPGIAYRDGDIECSDAVWGHLAA; translated from the coding sequence ATGGTGCACCGGCTTACCCTAGACGTGCGGGCGGAAAATTTCGCCTATGCCAAGCCGTTCCGCATTGCCGGCCATGTCTTCCTGCAAAGCCCGGTGGTGGAGGTCCGTCTGTCCGACGGCCTCCATGTCGGACGAGGAGAGGGCGGCGGCGTCTTCTATCTGAACGACGATGTCGCCGCGATGACGGCGGCGATCGAGCATGCGCGCGCGGCGATCGAGGGCGGCCTGTCACGCGCGGCCCTGCAAGAGGCCCTGCCGCCGGGCGGCGGCCGCAACGCCCTCGACTGTGCGCTGTGGGAATTGGAATCCAAGGCAAGCGGCGTGCCGGTCTGGAAACTGGCCGGTCTGTCGCCGCCCCGACCGCTGCGCACCACCTTCACCCTGGGTGCGGATGACCCGGCGGTGATGGCGCGCGGCGCGGTCGAGACCTTCCCCGATGCCCGTGCGCTCAAGCTTAAGCTGACCGGCGATCTCGATCTCGACATCGTCCGTGTGGAGGCGGTACGCGCGGCGCGGCCGGATTGCTGGATCGGCGTGGACGCCAATCAGGGCTATGCCATCGCCGACCTGGCCGCGTTGGTCCGGGCGATGGAGCGATGGGACATTCGCCTGATAGAGCAGCCGCTGGCGCGCGGGCGGGAGGCGGATCTGGACGGCTTCGCCTCACCGATCCCGATCGCCGCCGACGAAAGCATATTGAGCCTCGCTGATATCGAGGCGATGCCCGGCCGCTTCGACGTGGTGAACATCAAGCTCGACAAATGCGGTGGCCTGACCGAGGCGCTGGCCATGGCCCGACGCGCCCGCGCGCTGGGTCTGGGGGTGATGGTCGGCAACATGATGGGCACCAGCCTGGCCACGGCGCCCGCCTATCTGGTCGGCCAATATTGCGACGTCGTCGATCTTGACGGCCCGACCTTCCTCGCCGCCGATCGCCAGCCCGGCATCGCCTATCGCGACGGGGACATCGAATGCAGCGACGCCGTCTGGGGCCATCTCGCTGCCTGA
- a CDS encoding TonB-dependent receptor, whose translation MTHRIMQTLMMTAAASALLPGLALAQDAAPQAAMAGDDAIIVTAQKRAERVQDVPISISVVGGEQMLQSGGSQLLDYAAYVPGLQVDNGGSPGRSTLSLRGVAPIGPSATVGVYLDDAPIGSSGIYNRGQSFSLDLLPYDVERLEVLRGPQGTLYGASSIGGLLKYVTVQPDLQKLSVRGGAELFDIAHASDMGWAGGAMISVPIVTDQLAISGSYSRRETPGYIDNILTGKKDVNKAVQEGGRVALLWQPDPALTIKLSGLWQSVDSDNFGIVYEGMNNSALAPGAQFLSTNSQLDEPFSSDFQYYSGSIAYDFGFAELSSTTAYSALKILETSDASRIYGVLWGGYAIYPARLHQKKWTEELRLTSASSDTLEWMLGFFYTDEDNHHDQLVNALDLDGNPIPGIDPFAVVALPNTYKEYAFFGNATWKLSDLFHLTGGLRWARNDQTFTQVTQIPLAGLDSSGDGKSHEEILTYSISPQLNLGRDMMLYARVASGYRPGGPNIALPGFPSTVDSERVTSYEAGIKARFLDGAVTFDAAAFLLDWKDLQVSAAFAAGINGLVNAGKARSKGAEASLLIEPVRGLSVGANFAYTDARCTQTTDNCTDGDRLPNVPKLSAAMTADYRFAVGSSVQARLGGALRIVGDRVSAVESSPLSVPVDGYATLDLNAGITFDSKWTLRLYARNLTDEEGRITTSVATTNPGYLSTVPLQPRTLGLAIDVAF comes from the coding sequence ATGACGCACAGGATCATGCAGACACTGATGATGACCGCAGCCGCCAGCGCTCTGCTGCCGGGGCTGGCGCTGGCGCAGGATGCCGCGCCGCAGGCGGCGATGGCCGGCGATGATGCGATCATCGTCACCGCGCAGAAGCGCGCCGAAAGGGTGCAGGACGTCCCGATCTCGATTAGCGTCGTGGGCGGCGAGCAGATGCTGCAGAGCGGCGGTTCCCAACTGCTCGACTATGCCGCTTATGTGCCGGGCCTTCAGGTCGACAATGGCGGTTCGCCGGGCCGGTCGACCCTGTCGCTGCGCGGCGTCGCGCCGATCGGGCCGAGCGCCACGGTCGGCGTCTATCTCGACGATGCACCGATCGGGTCGAGCGGCATCTATAATCGCGGTCAGAGCTTCTCGCTTGATCTGTTGCCCTATGATGTCGAGCGGCTGGAAGTGCTGCGCGGACCGCAGGGCACGCTCTATGGTGCCAGTTCGATCGGCGGCCTGCTCAAATATGTGACGGTCCAGCCAGACCTGCAGAAATTGTCGGTGCGGGGTGGTGCCGAGCTGTTCGACATTGCCCATGCCAGCGATATGGGCTGGGCGGGCGGCGCGATGATCAGTGTGCCGATCGTCACCGACCAGCTCGCGATCAGCGGCAGCTATTCGCGGCGCGAGACGCCTGGCTATATCGACAATATCCTGACCGGAAAGAAGGATGTGAACAAGGCGGTGCAGGAGGGCGGCCGTGTCGCCCTGCTGTGGCAGCCGGACCCGGCGCTGACGATCAAGCTCAGCGGCCTGTGGCAGTCGGTCGATTCCGATAATTTCGGCATCGTCTATGAAGGGATGAACAATAGTGCGCTGGCACCGGGCGCCCAGTTCCTCAGCACCAACAGCCAGCTCGACGAACCCTTCAGCAGCGACTTCCAATATTATTCCGGCAGCATCGCCTATGATTTCGGTTTTGCCGAGCTGAGTTCCACCACCGCCTATAGTGCGCTCAAGATTCTGGAGACCAGCGATGCGTCGCGCATCTATGGCGTGCTCTGGGGTGGCTATGCGATCTATCCGGCGCGGCTGCACCAGAAGAAATGGACCGAGGAACTGCGGCTGACCTCTGCCTCCAGCGACACGTTGGAGTGGATGCTGGGCTTCTTCTACACCGATGAGGACAATCATCACGACCAGCTCGTGAACGCGCTCGACCTCGACGGCAATCCGATTCCGGGGATCGATCCTTTCGCGGTGGTCGCACTGCCCAACACCTATAAGGAATATGCCTTTTTCGGAAATGCGACCTGGAAGCTCAGCGACCTGTTTCACCTGACGGGCGGTCTGCGCTGGGCGCGCAACGATCAGACCTTCACCCAGGTGACGCAGATCCCGTTGGCCGGGCTGGACAGCAGCGGCGATGGCAAGTCGCACGAGGAGATCCTGACCTATAGCATCAGTCCCCAGCTCAATCTTGGTCGTGACATGATGCTCTATGCTCGCGTCGCCAGCGGCTATCGTCCCGGCGGACCGAACATCGCACTCCCCGGTTTTCCCTCGACCGTCGATTCCGAACGGGTGACCAGCTACGAAGCCGGCATCAAGGCGCGGTTCCTGGACGGCGCGGTGACCTTCGACGCGGCCGCATTCCTGCTCGACTGGAAGGATCTGCAGGTGTCCGCCGCCTTCGCGGCCGGCATCAATGGCCTGGTCAACGCCGGCAAGGCGCGCAGCAAGGGGGCCGAGGCCTCGCTGCTGATCGAACCGGTCCGGGGCCTCAGCGTCGGCGCCAACTTCGCCTATACCGACGCGCGCTGCACGCAGACGACCGACAATTGCACCGATGGCGATCGGTTGCCCAACGTGCCCAAACTGTCGGCTGCGATGACGGCCGATTACCGCTTTGCGGTCGGCAGCTCTGTCCAGGCACGGCTAGGCGGTGCCTTGCGCATCGTCGGGGATCGCGTCTCGGCGGTGGAAAGCTCGCCTTTGTCGGTGCCGGTCGATGGCTATGCCACGCTCGACCTCAACGCCGGCATCACCTTTGACAGCAAATGGACGCTGCGCCTCTATGCCCGCAACCTCACGGACGAGGAGGGGCGGATAACCACCAGCGTCGCCACCACCAATCCTGGCTATCTGTCGACCGTGCCGCTCCAGCCCCGCACGCTGGGCCTGGCGATCGACGTGGCATTCTGA
- a CDS encoding serine hydrolase domain-containing protein, giving the protein MWKHSFKWGLATLLGLAAAAPALTQQTSSFLPQPATRTEQASATPPVQAGDGVLTKADVDTWLDGYMPYALGRGDVAGAVVVVVKDGQVLTQRGFGYADVAKRKPVDPATTLFRPGSTSKLFTWTAVMQQVEAGKIDLDADVNNYLDFKMPPYKGKPITMRQIMTHTAGFEEIIKNLLTFDKPLKSLGDTLKDRIPERIFEPGSTPAYSNYATALAGYIVERVSGVPFDDYVERNIFQRIGMRHASFRQPLPANLKPYMSQGYELGSGKAERYEEIGLAPAGAMAASGADMAKFMIAHLNGGAPLLKPETERLMQAAQNKSVPGLNQMALGFYEQWIDGHRALAHGGDTVYFHSDLLIFPVEKVGIFISMNSPGKEGAAGAIRGTLMDEFVDRYLSPGPRPVPVELSTAKAHAKLLVGNWSNSRRVESSFASIVYLLGEAKIGLDADGRPSIPSVPSLGGAPRKWIEVAPFVWQDAYGHERVAAQVVDGKVVRWSFNMVSPFMVFDRTPWYATGAWLIPGLLFGIGVVLLTALSWPVGWFARRRYGAVLALTGQDRHAYRLVRGFAWLVMAVLVGWAAVVMSVENFDAHAALDLPILLLQILGTIGFIGLFALAAWSMWRVWKGKRGWFGKLWSLLLLLGAFFILWVAVVFKLISFGTAF; this is encoded by the coding sequence ATGTGGAAGCACTCGTTCAAATGGGGACTGGCGACGCTGCTCGGCCTTGCCGCCGCCGCCCCGGCATTGACCCAACAGACATCCTCGTTCCTGCCGCAGCCCGCGACCAGGACCGAGCAGGCATCCGCGACCCCGCCGGTTCAGGCCGGGGACGGGGTGCTGACCAAGGCGGACGTCGACACCTGGCTTGATGGCTATATGCCCTATGCTTTGGGACGCGGCGACGTCGCCGGCGCCGTCGTGGTCGTCGTCAAGGATGGCCAGGTGCTGACCCAGCGTGGCTTCGGCTACGCCGATGTCGCCAAGCGCAAGCCGGTCGATCCCGCCACGACCCTGTTCCGGCCCGGCTCGACGTCCAAGCTGTTCACCTGGACCGCCGTGATGCAGCAGGTGGAGGCCGGCAAAATCGATCTCGACGCCGATGTGAACAACTATCTCGACTTCAAGATGCCGCCCTACAAGGGCAAGCCGATCACGATGCGCCAGATCATGACGCACACTGCCGGCTTCGAGGAGATCATCAAGAATCTCCTGACCTTTGACAAGCCGTTGAAGTCCTTGGGCGATACGCTCAAGGATCGGATTCCCGAGCGGATTTTCGAGCCCGGATCGACCCCGGCCTATTCCAATTATGCTACGGCACTGGCCGGCTATATCGTCGAGCGGGTGTCGGGCGTGCCGTTCGATGACTATGTCGAGCGCAACATCTTCCAGCGGATCGGCATGCGCCATGCCAGCTTCCGCCAGCCGCTGCCGGCCAATCTGAAGCCCTATATGTCGCAGGGCTATGAACTGGGCTCGGGCAAGGCCGAACGCTATGAGGAGATCGGTCTCGCACCCGCCGGCGCCATGGCCGCGAGCGGCGCCGACATGGCCAAATTCATGATCGCACATCTCAATGGCGGCGCGCCGCTGCTCAAGCCCGAGACCGAAAGGCTGATGCAGGCCGCGCAGAACAAGAGCGTGCCCGGCCTCAACCAGATGGCGCTGGGCTTCTACGAACAGTGGATCGACGGGCATCGCGCGCTCGCCCATGGTGGCGACACGGTCTATTTTCACAGCGATCTGCTGATCTTCCCGGTGGAAAAGGTCGGCATTTTCATCTCGATGAACAGCCCCGGCAAGGAAGGGGCGGCAGGCGCGATCCGCGGTACGCTGATGGATGAATTTGTGGATCGCTATCTCAGCCCTGGACCGCGTCCGGTGCCGGTCGAACTGTCGACCGCCAAGGCGCATGCCAAGCTGCTGGTCGGCAATTGGAGCAACAGTCGCCGGGTGGAATCGAGCTTCGCCTCGATCGTCTATCTTTTGGGTGAGGCGAAGATCGGCCTGGATGCCGATGGCCGCCCGTCGATTCCCAGCGTACCGTCGCTGGGCGGGGCGCCGCGCAAATGGATCGAGGTTGCGCCATTCGTCTGGCAGGATGCCTATGGCCATGAAAGGGTCGCGGCGCAGGTGGTCGACGGCAAGGTCGTTCGCTGGAGCTTCAACATGGTCTCGCCCTTCATGGTGTTTGACCGGACGCCTTGGTACGCCACCGGCGCCTGGCTGATCCCGGGCCTGTTGTTCGGCATCGGCGTGGTGTTGCTGACGGCGCTGTCCTGGCCGGTGGGCTGGTTCGCGCGGCGGCGTTATGGCGCGGTGCTGGCGCTGACAGGGCAGGATCGGCACGCCTATCGACTGGTGCGCGGCTTTGCCTGGCTGGTCATGGCCGTGCTGGTTGGCTGGGCCGCCGTGGTGATGAGCGTCGAGAATTTCGATGCCCATGCCGCACTCGACCTGCCGATCCTGCTGCTCCAGATCCTCGGCACGATCGGCTTCATCGGCCTGTTTGCGCTCGCTGCCTGGAGTATGTGGCGGGTATGGAAGGGCAAACGCGGCTGGTTCGGCAAGTTGTGGAGCCTGTTGCTGCTGCTGGGCGCCTTCTTCATCCTCTGGGTGGCTGTGGTGTTCAAGCTGATCAGCTTTGGCACGGCCTTCTGA
- a CDS encoding XRE family transcriptional regulator, giving the protein MTQTQPTLGTLLKAMRARNNWTLKEMSDRSGIPVSTLSKVEHDRLTLTYDKLLQLSQRLNIRMSELFAENDPTPEVAVTARRSLGDLARAVRVNTANYDYFYLCTELRRKRMIPVVTRVRAKSAEEFGDLVHHPGEEFIFVIQGRIVVHTEFYDPVTLEEGESIYIDSNMGHAYVAGDGCDEAVILGVCSSADDGLMNSLLNLHGEENEREALPG; this is encoded by the coding sequence ATGACGCAGACGCAACCGACGCTTGGCACCCTGCTCAAGGCCATGCGGGCGCGTAACAACTGGACGCTCAAGGAAATGAGCGACCGCAGCGGCATTCCGGTGTCGACCCTGTCCAAGGTCGAGCATGACCGGCTGACGCTGACCTATGACAAGCTGCTGCAACTCAGCCAGCGCCTGAACATCCGCATGTCGGAACTATTCGCGGAAAATGACCCGACGCCCGAGGTTGCGGTCACTGCGCGCCGCAGCCTTGGCGATCTGGCCCGCGCGGTGCGGGTGAACACCGCCAATTACGATTATTTCTATCTCTGTACCGAATTGCGGCGGAAGCGGATGATCCCGGTGGTCACGCGGGTCCGCGCCAAGTCGGCCGAGGAATTTGGCGACCTCGTTCATCATCCTGGCGAAGAGTTCATCTTCGTGATTCAGGGCCGGATCGTCGTGCATACCGAATTCTACGATCCAGTGACGCTCGAGGAAGGCGAATCAATCTATATCGATTCGAACATGGGTCACGCCTATGTCGCGGGCGATGGCTGCGACGAGGCCGTGATCCTGGGCGTCTGCTCCAGCGCCGACGACGGACTGATGAACTCGCTGCTCAACCTGCACGGGGAAGAGAATGAGCGGGAGGCACTGCCAGGCTGA
- a CDS encoding dipeptidase has protein sequence MKRASLLSLLLLTACATTGPDRRPDDVAALHARLLSLDTHIDTPMHFARPGWSFGEPHDPATDLVQVDMKRMEDGALSGGFFAIYTEQGPLTAEGYAAALAYARGRSDLIDRTVATFPGRIAPALTADDAERLHREGKLIAFKSMENSYELGEDIGLLDEFYRRGVRLAGPVHGANNQFADSATDKPKWDGLSPLGHRWVKEMNRLGMVIDASHASDAAFDQMLAESKTPILLSHSSARWAYDHPRNLDDDRIRKLAASGGAMCISTIFLSDLNLAGARAALFARYEHISDLSPAEQVELTRQWRELDRTQPLWNTDFERYMAMILHVIEVAGVDHVCFAGDWDGGGGFTGFNDISQLPRITQRLKQAGYSDQDLGKMWGGNVLRLVRIAADRATR, from the coding sequence GTGAAACGCGCATCCCTCCTGTCCCTGCTGCTGCTCACCGCCTGTGCGACCACCGGACCGGACCGCAGGCCGGATGATGTCGCCGCGCTTCATGCCCGGCTGCTCTCGCTCGATACCCATATCGACACGCCGATGCATTTTGCGCGACCGGGCTGGAGCTTTGGCGAGCCGCATGATCCGGCCACCGATCTGGTCCAGGTCGACATGAAGCGGATGGAGGATGGTGCGCTCAGCGGCGGCTTCTTCGCCATCTATACCGAGCAGGGACCTTTGACGGCGGAGGGCTATGCCGCCGCGCTCGCCTATGCGCGTGGCCGGTCGGACCTGATCGACCGCACCGTCGCCACCTTTCCGGGGCGGATCGCCCCGGCGCTCACGGCCGACGATGCCGAGCGGCTCCATCGCGAAGGCAAGCTGATCGCCTTCAAGAGCATGGAGAATAGTTATGAGCTGGGCGAGGATATCGGCCTGCTCGACGAATTTTACCGGCGCGGCGTGCGGCTCGCGGGTCCAGTCCATGGCGCCAACAACCAGTTCGCCGATTCCGCTACCGACAAGCCGAAATGGGATGGTCTCAGCCCGCTTGGCCATCGCTGGGTAAAGGAAATGAACCGGCTCGGAATGGTGATCGATGCCAGCCATGCGTCGGACGCCGCCTTCGATCAGATGCTGGCGGAATCGAAGACCCCGATCCTGCTGTCCCATTCCAGCGCGCGTTGGGCCTATGACCATCCGCGTAACCTGGACGACGACCGTATCCGCAAGCTCGCGGCGAGCGGCGGGGCGATGTGCATTAGCACCATCTTCCTTTCGGACCTGAACCTGGCCGGCGCACGGGCAGCGCTGTTCGCGCGTTATGAGCATATTTCGGATCTCAGCCCGGCCGAGCAGGTCGAACTGACCCGGCAATGGCGTGAACTGGACCGCACCCAGCCGCTCTGGAACACCGATTTCGAGCGTTACATGGCGATGATCCTGCATGTGATCGAGGTTGCCGGTGTCGATCATGTCTGTTTTGCGGGCGATTGGGATGGCGGCGGCGGCTTCACCGGCTTCAACGATATTTCCCAGCTCCCCCGCATTACCCAGCGGCTGAAGCAGGCCGGCTATTCCGACCAGGACCTGGGGAAGATGTGGGGCGGCAATGTGCTGCGCCTGGTTCGCATCGCCGCCGACAGGGCGACGCGATAG
- a CDS encoding DUF3325 domain-containing protein yields MIHILAIGTCVLAFACLCAAMARHQKDFVGRSLDAVASRRLRRTGAAILLVALAMDLAGLGAGYGAVAWCGHLTVAAAGVLAGLNLKISRQAPRSRK; encoded by the coding sequence ATGATCCATATTCTCGCAATCGGCACCTGCGTCCTGGCCTTCGCCTGCCTGTGCGCGGCGATGGCGCGCCACCAGAAGGACTTTGTCGGTCGGTCGCTGGACGCGGTGGCGAGCCGACGGCTGCGCAGGACCGGCGCCGCCATTCTGTTGGTGGCGTTGGCGATGGACCTGGCGGGGCTTGGGGCCGGCTATGGCGCGGTCGCGTGGTGCGGCCATCTGACCGTCGCCGCCGCTGGCGTGCTGGCCGGTCTCAATCTGAAAATATCGCGCCAGGCGCCCCGATCCAGGAAATGA
- a CDS encoding DUF1611 domain-containing protein has translation MNAPFDLRPDALALPQPYLLFLGDTTEAGFAKTAFGLRDWAADKCVGELACGASVSTGLPSLTPAEAVARGARGLVIGVANPGGVIPPLWRASLVEALEAGLDIIAGMHMKLADIPELAQVAERLGRRLIDVRVPPAQIPVATGRRRSGKRLLTVGTDCALGKKYTALAFARAFAARGIDSDFRASGQTGIMIAGRGIPMDAVVSDFEAGAAELLSPDAAPDHWDVIEGQGALTHPAYAAVSLGLLHGSQPDVFVVCHEPGRTEMLGTAGYMLTSIEHIVELTTLLGQRTNPAIRCGGISLNTAALSAAEADALIASESARLGLPVADPMRGGPAFDALVDYCLAAA, from the coding sequence ATGAACGCGCCCTTCGACCTGCGCCCAGATGCGCTGGCCTTGCCCCAGCCCTATCTGCTCTTCCTGGGCGACACGACCGAGGCGGGCTTTGCCAAGACCGCCTTTGGCCTGCGCGACTGGGCGGCGGACAAATGCGTGGGCGAACTGGCCTGCGGCGCGAGCGTCAGCACCGGCCTGCCCAGCCTGACCCCTGCGGAGGCCGTGGCCAGGGGCGCGCGGGGGTTGGTGATTGGCGTCGCCAATCCCGGCGGCGTCATCCCGCCGCTGTGGCGCGCGTCGCTGGTGGAAGCGCTGGAGGCCGGACTCGACATCATCGCCGGCATGCACATGAAGCTCGCCGACATTCCCGAACTGGCGCAGGTGGCCGAGCGGCTTGGCCGCCGCCTGATCGACGTGCGCGTACCGCCGGCGCAGATCCCGGTGGCGACCGGGCGCAGGCGCAGCGGCAAGCGGCTGCTGACGGTCGGCACCGACTGCGCGTTGGGCAAGAAATATACCGCGCTCGCGTTCGCGCGGGCTTTCGCCGCGCGGGGTATCGACAGCGATTTCCGTGCCAGCGGCCAGACCGGCATCATGATCGCCGGGCGCGGCATCCCGATGGACGCGGTCGTTTCCGATTTCGAGGCCGGCGCGGCGGAATTGCTGTCGCCCGATGCCGCGCCCGATCATTGGGATGTGATCGAAGGGCAGGGCGCCTTGACCCATCCCGCCTATGCCGCCGTGTCGCTCGGCCTGTTGCACGGCAGCCAGCCGGATGTCTTCGTCGTCTGCCATGAGCCGGGCCGTACCGAGATGCTGGGCACAGCGGGCTACATGCTGACCAGCATCGAACATATTGTCGAGCTGACGACCCTGCTTGGCCAGCGCACCAACCCGGCGATCCGCTGCGGCGGCATCAGCCTCAACACCGCGGCGCTGAGCGCGGCGGAGGCCGATGCGCTGATTGCCAGCGAAAGCGCCCGGCTGGGTCTGCCGGTCGCCGACCCGATGCGCGGCGGCCCGGCGTTCGACGCGCTGGTCGATTATTGTCTGGCAGCAGCATGA
- a CDS encoding serine hydrolase produces MTQRLLRGLPALLLVLAGPALAEPPKGLVERVEALRAQVGAPGIAVAIVEKGQTTLAQGWGMRKLGDPAKVDADTIFQTGSTGKAFTAAALAILVDQGQLGWDDRVIDHMPWFRMYDPWVTREITVRDLLVHRSGLGLGAGDLLFVPRGSLSRKETVKRLAYIKPTTSFRSGYAYDNILYMVAGQLIEEVSGRSWEDFMTQEVLKRGGMASATATYEARWATPDRAFPHARIGGAVRGDGANSLLDEREELGRAAMPAGGLALSANDLAQWLKIQLGRGALPGGGRLFSEAQAAEMWKPATIEPAKAYPPSLAPLASHVTTYALGWEVSDYHGARILSHGGGVFGSITHIILLPDQDVGIAVVVNSEDVALLRGVAHMLVDHYLGLPDQDWPARFGQFMEQRIAGGKAALAGARAAPARVGPSLPLDRYVGTYRDPWYGDVVVTREGKGLRINFTTTPRMAGRLDHWQYDSFVTRFDDKGIEPAYVTFALDADGKVARVSMKAESPIADFSYDYQDLDLRPVETGK; encoded by the coding sequence ATGACCCAGCGTCTGCTTCGCGGCCTGCCTGCGCTGCTGCTCGTCCTCGCCGGTCCCGCCCTGGCCGAACCGCCCAAAGGCCTGGTCGAACGGGTCGAGGCGTTGCGCGCGCAGGTCGGTGCACCCGGGATTGCCGTGGCCATTGTGGAAAAGGGCCAGACGACCCTGGCCCAGGGCTGGGGCATGCGCAAATTGGGCGACCCGGCAAAGGTGGATGCCGATACCATTTTCCAGACCGGCTCCACGGGCAAGGCTTTCACCGCCGCTGCCCTTGCCATCCTGGTCGACCAGGGCCAGCTTGGCTGGGATGACCGGGTGATCGATCACATGCCCTGGTTCCGCATGTATGACCCCTGGGTCACGCGCGAGATTACGGTGCGCGACCTGCTGGTCCATCGCAGCGGCCTGGGCCTGGGAGCGGGCGACCTGCTGTTCGTTCCGCGCGGCAGCCTGTCGCGCAAGGAAACGGTCAAGCGCCTGGCCTATATCAAGCCGACCACCAGCTTTCGCTCAGGCTATGCCTATGACAATATCCTCTACATGGTCGCCGGCCAGTTGATCGAGGAGGTCAGCGGGCGGAGCTGGGAAGATTTCATGACGCAGGAGGTGCTGAAACGCGGTGGCATGGCCAGCGCGACGGCAACCTATGAAGCGCGTTGGGCGACGCCCGATCGCGCCTTCCCCCATGCCCGGATCGGTGGCGCGGTGCGCGGCGACGGCGCCAATTCCCTGCTCGACGAGCGGGAGGAACTGGGCCGGGCGGCGATGCCGGCCGGTGGTCTGGCGCTCAGCGCCAACGATCTCGCCCAATGGCTCAAGATCCAGCTTGGCCGGGGCGCGCTGCCCGGTGGCGGGCGGTTGTTTAGCGAAGCGCAGGCGGCCGAGATGTGGAAGCCGGCGACGATCGAGCCCGCCAAAGCCTATCCGCCCAGTCTGGCGCCGCTTGCCTCCCATGTCACCACCTATGCGCTCGGCTGGGAAGTGTCGGATTATCATGGCGCCCGCATCCTGTCCCATGGCGGCGGGGTGTTCGGATCGATCACCCATATCATCCTGCTGCCCGACCAGGATGTCGGTATCGCCGTCGTCGTCAATTCGGAGGATGTGGCACTGCTGCGCGGCGTCGCCCATATGCTGGTCGACCATTATCTGGGGCTTCCCGATCAGGACTGGCCGGCGCGCTTCGGCCAGTTCATGGAACAGCGCATCGCCGGCGGCAAGGCGGCGCTGGCCGGCGCGCGCGCGGCCCCGGCCAGGGTCGGGCCGTCGCTGCCGCTCGACCGCTATGTCGGGACCTATCGTGATCCCTGGTATGGCGATGTCGTCGTCACCCGCGAGGGCAAGGGGCTGCGCATCAATTTCACCACCACCCCGCGCATGGCGGGGCGGCTGGATCATTGGCAATATGACAGCTTCGTCACCCGCTTCGACGACAAGGGGATCGAGCCGGCCTATGTGACCTTCGCGCTCGACGCGGACGGCAAGGTCGCCCGCGTCTCGATGAAGGCGGAAAGCCCGATCGCCGATTTCAGCTATGATTATCAGGATCTCGACCTGCGGCCTGTGGAGACCGGCAAGTGA